In a genomic window of Rhododendron vialii isolate Sample 1 chromosome 12a, ASM3025357v1:
- the LOC131309916 gene encoding uncharacterized protein LOC131309916, with protein sequence MATDEHDKPIQEVLSFPILLSDRIRTAADDAGTFKADCAEVAKQVDRIAHMLRSAVRFAASSLYERPVRRILAEVSRTLGRSLKLVKRCKRRRRLLLCLGRVARSDFRKLHGLLEASAADMRWLLGILDRDSGIVLSLPPIASTDPILSFVWSFVAALHCGEPGDRIEAASELSSLARDNDRNKQIIVDEGGVSPLLNLLKEGSCPDAQIAAANALFEVADSWDRVRLMGKEQGIFSVVVQVLGKSPMRVQIRVANLISRMVELDPESQEDFARENVIRPLVTLLSFETFVDGEERNPTLGIHPVVKINKEMERNSENPKQGHHLSWSWSFCSDGSNGNYRKERENEDLEVKLKLKIACAEALWMVAKGSVLNSRRITETKGLLCLAKLVEKSQGELQFNCLMAIMEITTAAELSVDLRRAAFRNNSPAAKAVVDQLLRLIKEFDSPSLQIPSIKSIGSLARTFPARETRTIALLVERLCHANQDVATEAAISLGKFACPENFLCVQHSKTIIEFNGVPPLMRLLRAGEQAQLHALILLCYLAMHAGNTEDLEQARVLIALEGVDHTVVPQNHELRELVPKAIYHLNLYQASVHPQRQPYAP encoded by the coding sequence ATGGCCACCGACGAACATGACAAACCAATCCAGGAAGTCTTGTCCTTCCCGATCCTCCTATCGGACCGGATACGGACGGCGGCCGACGACGCCGGCACTTTCAAGGCCGACTGCGCCGAAGTGGCGAAACAGGTCGACCGCATCGCCCACATGCTCCGGTCCGCGGTCCGGTTCGCCGCCTCCTCCCTCTACGAGAGGCCAGTCCGCCGCATCCTCGCCGAGGTCTCCAGGACCCTGGGCCGGTCCCTGAAACTGGTCAAGAGGTGCAAGCGGCGGCGGCGCCTCCTCCTCTGCCTCGGCCGCGTAGCCCGGTCCGATTTCCGGAAGCTCCACGGCCTCCTCGAGGCTTCGGCCGCCGACATGCGGTGGCTCTTGGGGATCCTCGACCGCGACTCCGGtatcgttctctctctcccccccatCGCTAGCACCGACCCGATCCTGTCCTTCGTCTGGTCCTTCGTCGCCGCTCTCCACTGCGGAGAGCCGGGCGATCGAATCGAGGCCGCGAGCGAGCTCTCTTCGCTCGCGCGGGACAACGACAGGAACAAGCAGATTATAGTGGACGAAGGCGGGGTTTCGCCGCTGTTGAATCTGTTGAAGGAGGGCTCGTGTCCCGATGCCCAAATTGCGGCCGCAAACGCGTTGTTCGAGGTGGCCGATAGTTGGGATAGGGTTAGGTTGATGGGTAAGGAGCAAGGGATTTTTTCGGTTGTAGTTCAGGTTTTGGGGAAGTCCCCGATGAGGGTCCAGATTCGGGTGGCGAATTTGATTTCTAGGATGGTGGAACTAGACCCGGAATCGCAGGAGGATTTCGCTAGGGAGAATGTGATTAGGCCGCTTGTGACGCTGTTGTCGTTTGAGACTTTTGTGGATGGGGAGGAACGGAATCCTACATTGGGTATTCACCCTGTTGTTAAAATTAATAAGGAGATGGAGAGGAATTCGGAGAATCCGAAACAGGGACATCATTTGAGTTGGTCTTGGTCTTTCTGTTCGGATGGTAGTAATGGGAATTataggaaggagagagagaatgaggatCTGGAAGTGAAGCTTAAGTTGAAGATTGCTTGTGCTGAAGCTTTGTGGATGGTTGCTAAAGGGAGTGTGTTGAATAGTAGGAGGATAACCGAAACCAAAGGGCTGCTTTGTTTGGCTAAGCTTGTTGAGAAGAGTCAAGGGGAGTTGCAATTTAATTGCTTGATGGCGATTATGGAGATAACAACTGCTGCTGAGTTGAGTGTTGATCTTCGACGTGCAGCCTTTAGGAATAACTCTCCGGCTGCCAAAGCTGTGGTGGACCAACTCCTGAGGCTGATTAAGGAGTTTGACAGTCCATCGCTACAAATTCCGTCTATAAAGTCAATTGGGTCATTGGCTCGTACATTTCCCGCTAGAGAGACCAGAACTATTGCTCTCCTAGTTGAGCGGCTTTGTCATGCGAATCAAGATGTGGCAACAGAAGCTGCTATTTCCCTGGGGAAGTTTGCTTGTCCGGAGAATTTTCTTTGTGTTCAGCATTCTAAGACAATAATTGAGTTCAATGGGGTTCCACCTCTGATGAGACTGTTGAGGGCTGGCGAGCAGGCGCAGTTGCATGCACTGATTCTCCTTTGCTACCTTGCAATGCATGCTGGAAACACTGAGGATTTGGAACAAGCAAGGGTGTTGATTGCTCTAGAGGGGGTGGACCATACAGTGGTACCTCAAAATCACGAGCTAAGAGAATTGGTACCAAAGGCAATTTATCATCTCAATCTGTATCAAGCCAGTGTCCATCCTCAGAGACAGCCTTATGCCCCATAA